The region GTAAACGCGGTCAACCCCAGCTCATCTTCCAGATGGAAGATCAGCTCCTCGATATCTTCTTTATCCAATCCCAACTGCGCCAGGCTGACGTGGTCGTCGAAGTCCTTCCGATCTTCCAGCAGGCGGCTGATAAAGCGATGCACAGCAGCACGAACGGCAGCTCTTTTCATGGTCGCTCTTCGAGGGCGTTATTGTTGTTGTCCCTGCGCTGAGTACAGCAGGCTTCAGCCGTGCGAGCGCTGCCACTCGTCAATCATCCCGCGTAAATGCTCCCCGGAAAAACTCCCGAAATGCCCGCCATGTACCGTGCGGATCGGCAACGCATGCAAGCGTTGCAGGCTGCGGGCGTAGTCGTCGAGGTTGGAGTGGTAGGCGTCTTCGATCAGCGGCCCGTCGTAGATGATGTCGCCGCTGAACAGCGTCTCGGTTGCCGCTTCATACAGGCTGATACCACCCGGCGAATGCCCCGGCGTGTGCAGCACTTGCAGCACGCGATCACCCAGGTCCAGCACATCGCCTTCTTCAATCATGCCCGTGGCCGGCGCGGCTTTGACCCGGTATTCGGCGTAGCACAGCGGGCAATCGGGATGCGCTTCGAACATCTCGTCGCCGACAAACGCCGTGCTCAAGGTGTTCTCGCCGTCGGGCGCAGCGAGAATCTGCGCTTCGGCCGGGTGCACCAGTCGTTCAGCAAATTCGTGATGCCCGGCGATATGATCGAAATGGCAATGGCTGGCCACCGCCACCAGCGGCCGCTCGGTGATCCACGGTAGTTGCTCGCGCAGGCTCACCAGCCCCGAGCCGCTGTCCAGCAGCAAATCCTTGTCGCGGCCCTGGATGTGCCAGAGGTTGCAGCGGTAGAAGGGGCGGATGTAAGGCTCGTGAATCAGGCGAATGCCGTCACTGAGCTGTTTGACCTCGAACCACTGATCACGAGAAACAATCTTCATCAAAGGTTTTCTCCAGACGAAAAAACGGGTGTGGCAACCGACGCCACACCCGTCGAAGAAAGCATCAAGTCTCTATAGAAAGCTTAGGCGGCGCTAGCCACCACTGCCGGGCGACGGGACATCAGGCTGACCAGCACAAAGCTCACCAGACCTACGCCGAGGCTGTAATAGATCGGCGTGTTGGCGTCCAGACCGTCCTTGAACATGAACACCAGCGCGGTGGCGAAGCCCATGCCCATGCTGGCGATGGCGCCGGCGGTGGTTGCGCGCTTCCAGAAAATCGCACCGATCAACGGGATCAGCATGCCGCCCACCAGCAGGTTGTACGCCAGGGTCAGGGCGCTGATCACGTCGTTGACCACCAGGGCGATGCCGAGCACCACCAGGCCGGTCAGCAGGGTGAACAGACGGTTCATGCCCAGGCTCGACTGTTTACCGCCGCGCAGTTTCGGTAGCAGGTCTTCGGTCAGGGTGGTGGCAGCGGCGAGCAGGCCGGCGCTGGCGGTGGACATCATCGCAGCCAGTGCCGCGGCAATTACCAAGCCACGGATACCGTCCGGCAGGGACAGCTTAACGATGGCGGCGAAGGCGTTGTTGACGTTGTCCAGGTCCGGAATCAGTACGTGAGCGGCCATGCCGATCAGGGCGCAGGCCAGTCCATAAAGGATGCAGTAGAAGCCTGCGAATGTACCGGCGACCTGAGCCACTTTGGCGCTCTTGACGGTGAACACCCGTTGCCAGATGTCCTGACCGATCAGGATGCCGAAGAAGTAGATCATGAAGTAGGTAATGATCGTGTCCCAGCCGATGGTGGTGAAGCTGAAGGCGCTCGCCGGCAGTTTCAACACCAACTGATCCCAACCACCGACGCGGTACAGGCAGATTGGCAACAGGATGAACATCAGGCCCACGGTCTTGATCACGAACTGGACGATGTCGGTCAGGGTCAGCGACCACATGCCGCCGATGGCCGAGTAGATCACCACCACGCCACCACCGAGCAATACCGAAATCCAGAACGGCAGGCCGAACAGCACTTGCAGCACGGTGCCAATGGCCAGGATCGAGACCACGCCGATCATCAGCGCGTACGCCAGCATGATCACCGCGCTCGCCGAGCGGGCCATCGGGTTGTAGCGTTTTTCCAGCACCTGGGTAACGGTGTAGATCTTCAGTTTCAGCAGCGGTTTGGCGAGGAACAGGTTCAGCGCGACGATCCCGCAACCCAGTGCGGCGCACAGCCAGAAACCGGAGATACCATGGACGTAGCCCAGGCGTACGGTGCCAACGGTGGACGCGCCGCCGAGTACGGTGGCGGCCATGGTGCCCATGTAGAGGCTCGGGCCGAGGTTACGACCGGCGACCAAAAAGTCTTCGTTGGTCTTGGCTTTGCGCATGCCGTAGTAGCCGAGTAACAGCATCGCGGCGGCATAGATGAGTACGACGGTTAAATCCAGTGCCATGATGGCGTGTCTCCGATTGTCTTTTTTATGGTGAGGCTGAATAGCATTGCTGTGATGCGGGCTTTTGTGGCGAGGGAGCTTGCTCCCGCTGGGCTGCGAAGCAGCCCCATATTCCGCAACCGAGTTTCTTCAGGGGAAACCCAATCGCCTGTTTTGCGACTGCTGCGCAGTCGAGCGGGAGCAAGCTCCCTCGCCACAGGTATTCACCACATCAGCATGTTTTGTTTATCAGGCGGCTTGGCGCATCGCCGGTTTAGCGAGCGAATCCGTGCCCTTGCTGCGTACATCGTCCGGGCCAAACACTTCCCGCGATTCCGGGAACAGGCTCAACAACGCCAGGTACACCAGCGACGC is a window of Pseudomonas sp. 10S4 DNA encoding:
- a CDS encoding acyl carrier protein; the protein is MKRAAVRAAVHRFISRLLEDRKDFDDHVSLAQLGLDKEDIEELIFHLEDELGLTAFTAEEDRMLKTARTANDLSRFLVKIGRD
- a CDS encoding MBL fold metallo-hydrolase, translated to MKIVSRDQWFEVKQLSDGIRLIHEPYIRPFYRCNLWHIQGRDKDLLLDSGSGLVSLREQLPWITERPLVAVASHCHFDHIAGHHEFAERLVHPAEAQILAAPDGENTLSTAFVGDEMFEAHPDCPLCYAEYRVKAAPATGMIEEGDVLDLGDRVLQVLHTPGHSPGGISLYEAATETLFSGDIIYDGPLIEDAYHSNLDDYARSLQRLHALPIRTVHGGHFGSFSGEHLRGMIDEWQRSHG
- a CDS encoding sodium:solute symporter, translated to MALDLTVVLIYAAAMLLLGYYGMRKAKTNEDFLVAGRNLGPSLYMGTMAATVLGGASTVGTVRLGYVHGISGFWLCAALGCGIVALNLFLAKPLLKLKIYTVTQVLEKRYNPMARSASAVIMLAYALMIGVVSILAIGTVLQVLFGLPFWISVLLGGGVVVIYSAIGGMWSLTLTDIVQFVIKTVGLMFILLPICLYRVGGWDQLVLKLPASAFSFTTIGWDTIITYFMIYFFGILIGQDIWQRVFTVKSAKVAQVAGTFAGFYCILYGLACALIGMAAHVLIPDLDNVNNAFAAIVKLSLPDGIRGLVIAAALAAMMSTASAGLLAAATTLTEDLLPKLRGGKQSSLGMNRLFTLLTGLVVLGIALVVNDVISALTLAYNLLVGGMLIPLIGAIFWKRATTAGAIASMGMGFATALVFMFKDGLDANTPIYYSLGVGLVSFVLVSLMSRRPAVVASAA